Proteins co-encoded in one Opitutus terrae PB90-1 genomic window:
- a CDS encoding efflux RND transporter periplasmic adaptor subunit, with translation MSAERPSLAGLRIDRSNAPRRTFFTPPVIGTVVVLLLLAAAAAWWFTRPKPFPVRTAPAREIAAGEQATLLNASGYVTARRWATVSSKVMGKIIEVLVDEGARVEAGQVLARIDASNTEANLRLAESQLDAARKALAETEAQLELAELDLKRQRELAAKQIVSPADLDRAESAARALRGRRERGLSEIVVAQRQVDVWRQQLDDTVIRAPFAGVVTSKNAQPGEMISPMSSGGFTRTGVCTLVDMSSLEIEVDVNESYINRVTAGQPVVATLDSYPDWKIPSRVIAIIPTADRQKATVKVRVGFDQLDPRILPDMGVKVAFQSTTPAAQPAARTVVVPRSAVRSRQGRDIVWVVERDRVTSRAVTVANKNGDEFTLSAGLNGGELIVVEGPEDLSDGALVTEKKP, from the coding sequence ATGAGCGCCGAACGCCCCTCCCTCGCCGGATTGCGCATTGATCGGTCCAATGCGCCCCGCCGCACGTTCTTCACTCCGCCGGTGATCGGCACCGTCGTCGTGCTGCTGTTGCTCGCCGCCGCGGCGGCGTGGTGGTTCACGCGCCCGAAGCCCTTCCCGGTTCGCACCGCACCGGCCCGCGAGATCGCCGCCGGCGAACAGGCCACGCTGCTCAACGCCTCCGGCTACGTGACCGCGCGACGCTGGGCCACCGTTTCCTCGAAGGTGATGGGCAAGATCATCGAGGTGCTCGTCGACGAGGGCGCGCGCGTCGAGGCGGGTCAGGTCCTCGCGCGGATCGACGCGTCCAACACGGAGGCCAATCTGCGGCTCGCCGAGTCGCAGCTCGACGCCGCCCGGAAGGCGCTGGCCGAAACCGAAGCGCAGCTCGAGCTGGCCGAGCTCGACTTGAAGCGCCAGCGCGAGCTCGCCGCCAAGCAGATCGTGAGCCCCGCCGACCTCGACCGCGCCGAGTCCGCCGCGCGCGCGCTCCGCGGCCGACGCGAGCGCGGCTTGTCCGAGATCGTCGTGGCTCAACGCCAGGTCGACGTCTGGCGGCAACAGCTCGACGACACGGTCATTCGCGCGCCGTTCGCCGGCGTCGTGACCTCGAAGAACGCGCAGCCCGGTGAGATGATTTCACCGATGTCCTCGGGCGGATTCACCCGCACCGGCGTCTGCACGCTCGTCGACATGAGCTCGCTCGAGATCGAGGTCGATGTGAACGAGAGCTACATCAACCGCGTCACCGCCGGCCAGCCGGTGGTCGCCACGCTCGACTCGTATCCCGACTGGAAAATCCCCTCGCGCGTGATCGCGATCATCCCCACCGCCGATCGGCAGAAGGCCACGGTGAAAGTGCGCGTGGGTTTCGATCAGCTCGACCCGCGTATCCTTCCCGACATGGGCGTGAAGGTCGCTTTCCAAAGCACCACGCCCGCCGCGCAGCCGGCCGCGCGCACCGTCGTGGTACCGCGCTCCGCCGTGCGTTCGCGCCAGGGGCGCGACATCGTGTGGGTCGTCGAACGCGATCGCGTCACCTCGCGCGCCGTCACCGTCGCCAACAAGAACGGCGATGAGTTTACCCTTTCAGCCGGGCTCAACGGCGGCGAACTCATCGTCGTCGAAGGACCGGAAGACCTCAGCGACGGCGCCCTCGTTACGGAAAAGAAGCCATGA
- a CDS encoding TrmH family RNA methyltransferase, with translation MLTKAEIQRLRSLREKKHRETLGLFVIEGEKVVAELLAVGFPFEEIFATHAWNRPGPAEDATPSPLRDARPRIVRLDAADMARISHFPTPSSVFAVGRLQRQPLPPDALNHGLTLALDGVQDAGNVGTLLRIADWFALDRVLLSPDCADVFHQKVINASMGSFARVQVHSVELPTALAGVRVPVLGCDLTGENVHALPPLADAVIVIGSEGRGLSPAVAELVSRRVTIPRYGQAESLNAAIAAAIVCDNLRSARGRPPTPAR, from the coding sequence ATGCTCACGAAAGCCGAGATCCAGCGCCTGCGTTCGCTGCGCGAAAAGAAACATCGCGAAACACTCGGGTTGTTCGTGATCGAGGGCGAAAAAGTCGTGGCCGAGCTGCTCGCGGTGGGCTTCCCGTTCGAGGAGATTTTCGCCACCCACGCCTGGAACCGACCGGGCCCGGCGGAAGACGCAACGCCCTCGCCGCTTCGCGACGCGCGTCCGCGCATCGTTCGCCTCGACGCAGCCGACATGGCGCGGATCAGTCATTTCCCCACGCCGTCCTCCGTGTTCGCGGTCGGCCGGCTGCAGCGCCAGCCGCTACCGCCCGACGCGCTGAACCACGGGCTCACGCTCGCCCTCGACGGCGTGCAGGACGCCGGCAACGTCGGCACCTTGCTGCGCATCGCCGACTGGTTCGCGCTCGACCGCGTGCTCCTCTCGCCGGATTGCGCGGACGTGTTTCACCAGAAGGTGATCAACGCGAGCATGGGTTCATTCGCGCGCGTCCAAGTCCACTCGGTCGAACTTCCGACCGCGCTCGCCGGCGTGCGCGTCCCGGTCCTCGGCTGCGATCTCACCGGCGAAAACGTGCACGCCCTGCCGCCACTCGCCGACGCCGTCATCGTGATCGGCAGCGAGGGCCGCGGGCTGTCGCCGGCGGTGGCGGAGCTCGTGAGCCGGCGCGTCACCATTCCCCGCTACGGACAGGCGGAATCGCTGAACGCCGCCATCGCCGCCGCAATCGTTTGCGACAACCTGCGGAGCGCGCGTGGGCGGCCGCCGACGCCCGCACGCTGA
- a CDS encoding Gfo/Idh/MocA family protein — protein MAASLNWGIIATGGIARAFAQGVAHSKSGRVVAVGSRSLASAERFAGEFGIPRAHGNYDALLADPEVQAVYVATPHPQHVEWTIKAAGAGKHVLCEKPLSLTHAEALPAVEACRRHDVLLMEAFMYRCHPQTAKIVELVRSGALGRVALVQAAFGYAGRFDPTNRFWNKELGGGGILDVGCYPVSFARLIAGAASGRPFAEPTAVCGAVQLHPETGVDTCAAATLEFASGMIAQVSTSIVVTQDNSARIYGTEGWLHVPDPWIPARESGQVRLRLHRGAEPVPEEITVETGDWLYGLEADTFAAALAAGKREVPEMSPADTLGNMAVLDAWRACAGGS, from the coding sequence ATGGCTGCTTCGTTGAACTGGGGAATCATTGCCACGGGCGGGATCGCACGCGCGTTTGCGCAGGGCGTGGCGCATTCGAAATCGGGCCGCGTCGTTGCGGTCGGCAGCCGGTCGTTGGCGTCGGCGGAGCGGTTTGCGGGCGAGTTCGGTATTCCGCGGGCGCACGGGAACTACGACGCGCTGTTAGCCGATCCGGAGGTGCAGGCCGTGTATGTCGCCACGCCGCATCCGCAGCATGTCGAATGGACCATCAAGGCGGCCGGCGCGGGCAAACACGTGCTCTGCGAAAAGCCGCTGAGCCTGACGCACGCCGAGGCGCTGCCCGCGGTGGAAGCATGCCGGCGGCACGACGTGCTGCTGATGGAGGCGTTCATGTATCGCTGCCATCCGCAGACGGCGAAGATCGTGGAACTCGTGCGCAGCGGCGCGCTCGGCCGGGTCGCGCTGGTGCAAGCGGCGTTCGGCTATGCCGGGCGCTTCGACCCGACCAATCGATTTTGGAACAAGGAACTGGGCGGCGGCGGGATTCTCGATGTCGGCTGCTATCCCGTGTCGTTCGCGCGGCTCATCGCGGGCGCGGCCAGCGGGCGGCCGTTTGCGGAACCGACGGCGGTGTGCGGTGCGGTGCAGCTGCATCCGGAGACGGGCGTCGACACCTGCGCGGCGGCGACGCTGGAGTTCGCCAGCGGGATGATCGCGCAGGTTTCGACCAGCATCGTGGTGACGCAGGACAACTCGGCGCGGATCTACGGCACCGAAGGCTGGCTCCACGTGCCGGACCCCTGGATACCGGCACGGGAAAGCGGACAGGTGCGGCTGCGGCTCCATCGCGGCGCGGAGCCGGTGCCGGAAGAAATCACCGTGGAGACGGGAGACTGGCTGTACGGGCTCGAGGCGGACACGTTTGCGGCGGCGCTGGCGGCGGGCAAACGCGAGGTCCCGGAGATGAGCCCGGCGGACACGCTGGGCAACATGGCGGTGCTCGACGCGTGGCGGGCGTGCGCGGGCGGGAGTTGA